From Penaeus monodon isolate SGIC_2016 chromosome 6, NSTDA_Pmon_1, whole genome shotgun sequence, the proteins below share one genomic window:
- the LOC119574240 gene encoding uncharacterized protein LOC119574240 translates to MQKDSVGVLDAKDSEAVEILDLKDSQEFADVLDVEDLHESADILEVKGTAVEILDLTDSQKSIDILNAKDSEAVEILDLTDSQESVDILDVKDSHESLYIPEVKSSGAVEIPTLKIPRN, encoded by the coding sequence GTTGGCGTTCTTGATGCAAAAGACTCAGAAGCTGTTGAAATACTTGATCTGAAAGACTCGCAAGAATTTGCTGACGTTCTTGATGTGGAAGATCTGCACGAATCTGCTGACATTCTTGAAGTGAAAGGTACAGCTGTTGAAATTCTTGATCTGACCGACTCACAGAAATCTATTGACATTCTTAATGCAAAAGACTCAGAAGCTGTTGAAATTCTTGATCTGACAGACTCACAGGAATCTGTTGACATTCTTGATGTGAAAGACTCACATGAATCTCTTTACATTCCTGAAGTGAAAAGCTCAGGAGCTGTTGAAATTCCGACCTTAAAGATTCCCAGGAACTAA
- the LOC119573871 gene encoding LOW QUALITY PROTEIN: uncharacterized protein LOC119573871 (The sequence of the model RefSeq protein was modified relative to this genomic sequence to represent the inferred CDS: inserted 2 bases in 2 codons) yields MSDDTSQKVVMDVHDFMGGDVKVKVVGEKDLVVEGSVEKKEGGSSVSSHSFRRRFSLPRLTDLSAIDSVMSSDGILTITSPKIESEPQHKTTIIPIQMEETQNKSVGEATSSESFKCEQCSQKQTSVNGSKQGVNVPIKNYEQPSEANKSQPKQSQITQESTQSSTSPRLIPIEIEADESTNRALLSQGTQSSESQLKSLENDKMFQMDSFPGHFFPITTRGLFFNDSFFQDSWNDFQKAVREXLARWGEQSSLVDDLTSYRNLRSRDLREDTQAVMSSEDEHKHKFVIDVQDFMDGGQINVKAVNDRELVVSGHTDKNEGGSKSTKRFLRRFVVPGDIQLDAVTSVVSSDGVLTVSAPKKHSTLQIERSFAGTTKRRGTAWWTSSRPHSCQCGTETTSSRSFTAFTPNMYLMLMFILRGHDSLSIFSKIATSKIPKSAFDYIVHIERFRRSGFTNTLILSFLHLDGDDGGLVLWGCNGCGAKLAVTIKEVSVTGTDVVPGSVSLRSKSHHLFSMSLTVAWKCWWKLVKNESWKKLPLRVMGGTCPGPLHSATITRSVLEAQYFSQSTLLELVLFIHRDVRPRHTSTPANMGTSFSSGQPVCEPGIKCCNCGGVKRPWDMFLPSLQRKFLPRLVLHQLPQHFHATVRDILNRLVVMDVHDFMGGDVKVKVVGEKDLVVEGSVEKKEGGSSVSSHSFRRRFSLPRLTDLSAINSVMSSDGERTQHKTTIIPIQMEETQNKIKKQTSVSGSKQGVNVPIKNYEQPSEANKSQPKQSQITQESTQSSTSPRLIPIEIEADESTNRALLSQGTQSSESQLKSLENDKMFQMDSFPGHFFPITTRGLFFNDSFFQDSWNDFQKAVREVLARWGEQSSLVDDLTSYRNLRSRDLREDTQAVMSSEDEHQHKFVIDVQDFMDGGQINVKAVNDRELVVSGHTDKNEGGSKSTKRFLRRFVVPGDIQLDAVTSVVSSDGVLTVSAPKKHSTLQIEEVFSPLSIEGSEKKLTSPGTTKSNSSGATASPVGQQTSTDQTSNSLNKEDPYVLVTAVPARVEEVPDSAKTXKPSSTSVPLKNVSVKPKSFDTKEKEGNEGDEEKVDYKAALKPRPSGGKFPIKISGTVIGSDSV; encoded by the exons GTGGTAATGGACGTGCATGACTTCATGGGCGGAGACGTGAAGGTGAAGGTGGTAGGCGAAAAAGACCTCGTGGTGGAGGGGAgtgtggagaagaaagagggaggttcTTCAGTGTCCTCGCACTCCTTCAGACGCCGCTTCTCCCTGCCTCGTCTCACTGACTTGTCAGCCATTGACTCTGTCATGTCTTCAGATGGTATCCTCACCATTACATCCCCTAAAATA GAGAGCGAACCACAGCACAagaccaccatcatccccatccagATGGAGGAAACTCAGAATAAGAGTGTTGGTGAAGCAACTTCGTCTGAATCTTTCAAATGTGAACAATGTAGTCAAAAGCAGACTTCTGTCAATGGAAGCAAACAGGGAGTAAATGTCCCCATCAAGAACTACGAGCAACCTTCGGAGGCCAACAAATCACAGCCCAAACAAAGTCAGATCACTCAAGAATCCACTCAGTCATCGACTTCCCCCAGATTGATTCCTATTGAAATCGAGGCAGATGAAAGCACAAATAGAGCTCTCTTGAGTCAGGGGACGCAGTCATCGGAATCCCAGTTAAAATCCTTGGAAAATGACAAGATGTTTCAAATGGATTCGTTCCCTGGACACTTCTTTCCCATCACAACACGAGGACTCTTCTTCAATGACTCCTTCTTCCAAGACTCGTGGAATGACTTCCAGAAGGCCGTGAGGG TGTTGGCCAGGTGGGGAGAGCAGTCATCGCTGGTCGACGACCTGACTAGTTACAGGAATCTTCGAAGTCGCGATCTTCGAGAAGATACTCAGGCTGTCATGTCCTCGGAGGATGAACATAAGCATAAG TTTGTAATTGATGTCCAAGATTTCATGGACGGTGGACAGATAAACGTGAAAGCTGTGAACGATCGAGAACTGGTGGTTTCAGGCCACACTGACAAGAATGAGGGCGGCTCGAAGTCCACCAAGCGGTTCCTTCGACGCTTCGTTGTTCCTGGAGACATTCAGCTTGATGCCGTTACTTCAGTCGTGTCTTCTGATGGCGTGCTCACTGTTTCTGCTCCGAAGAAG CACTCAACACTCCAGATAGAGAGGTCTTTCGCAG GAACAACGAAGCGTCGAGGAACCGCTTGGTGGACTTCGAGCCGCCCTCATTCTTGTCAGTGTGGCACTGAAACCACCAGTTCTCGATCGTTCACAGCTTTCAC ACCAAATATGTACCTTATGCTTATGTTCATCCTCCGAGGACATGACAGCCTGAGTATCTTCTCGAAGATCGCGACTTCGAAGATTCCT AAGTCTGCTTTTGACTACATTGTTCACATTGAAAGATTCAGACGAAGTGGCTTCACCAACACTCTTATTCTGAGTTTCCTCCATctggatggggatgatggtggtctTGTGCTGTG GGGATGTAATG GTTGCGGAGCGAAGTTGGCGGTAACGATCAAGGAGGTCAGTGTGACGGGCACTGACGTCGTCCCAGGGTCGGTGAGCTTGAGGTCAAAGTCGCACCATCTGTTCAGTATGTCCCTGACGGTGGCATGGAAGTGCTGGTGGAAGTTGGTGAAGAACGAGTCTTGGAAGAAACTTCCTTTGAGAGTGATGGGAGGAACATGTCCAGGGCCGCTTCACTCCGCCACA ATCACTCGATCTGTACTAGAAGCTCAATACTTCTCTCAGTCTACACTCTTGGAACTAGTTCTATTCATACACCGTGACGTGCGGCCACGTCACACGTCCACTCCTGCCAACATGGGTACT AGTTTCTCGAGTGGTCAGCCAGTTTGTGAGCCTGGCATCAAGTGTTGCAACTGTGGCGGAGTGAAGCGGCCCTGGGACATGTTCCTCCCATCACTTCAAAGGAAGTTTCTTCCAAGACTCGTTCTTCACCAACTTCCACAGCACTTCCATGCCACCGTCAGGGACATACTGAACAGATTG GTGGTAATGGACGTGCATGACTTCATGGGCGGAGACGTGAAGGTGAAGGTGGTAGGCGAAAAAGACCTCGTGGTGGAGGGGAgtgtggagaagaaagagggaggttcTTCAGTGTCCTCGCACTCCTTCAGACGCCGCTTCTCCCTGCCTCGTCTCACTGACTTGTCAGCCATTAACTCTGTCATGTCTTCAGATG GAGAGCGAACCCAGCACAagaccaccatcatccccatccagATGGAGGAAACTCAGAATAAGA TCAAAAAGCAGACTTCTGTCAGTGGAAGCAAACAGGGAGTAAATGTTCCCATCAAGAACTACGAGCAACCTTCGGAGGCCAACAAATCACAGCCCAAACAAAGTCAGATCACTCAAGAATCCACTCAGTCATCGACTTCCCCCAGATTGATTCCTATTGAAATCGAGGCAGATGAAAGCACAAATAGAGCTCTCTTGAGTCAGGGGACGCAGTCATCGGAATCCCAGTTAAAATCCTTGGAAAATGACAAGATGTTTCAAATGGATTCGTTCCCTGGACACTTCTTTCCCATCACAACACGAGGACTCTTCTTCAATGACTCCTTCTTCCAAGACTCGTGGAATGACTTCCAGAAGGCCGTGAGGGAGGTGTTGGCCAGGTGGGGAGAGCAGTCATCGCTGGTCGACGACCTGACTAGTTACAGGAATCTTCGAAGTCGCGATCTTCGAGAAGATACTCAGGCTGTCATGTCCTCGGAGGATGAACATCAGCATAAG TTTGTAATTGATGTCCAAGATTTCATGGACGGTGGACAGATAAACGTGAAAGCTGTGAACGATCGAGAACTGGTGGTTTCAGGCCACACTGACAAGAATGAGGGCGGCTCGAAGTCCACCAAGCGGTTCCTTCGACGCTTCGTTGTTCCTGGAGACATTCAGCTTGATGCCGTTACTTCAGTCGTGTCTTCTGATGGCGTGCTCACTGTTTCTGCTCCGAAGAAG cACTCAACACTCCAGATAGAGGAGGTCTTTTCGCCATTAAGCATCGAAGGAAGTGAGAAGAAGCTGACCAGCCCAGGCACGACCAAGAGCAACTCATCGGGAGCCACGGCGTCTCCTGTCGGTCAGCAGACATCCACAGACCAAACTTCTAATTCTCTAAAC AAAGAAGATCCATATGTACTCGTGACTGCAGTTCCCGCGAGAGTCGAAGAAGTGCCAGACTCAGCAAAGA AGAAACCCTCTTCCACCTCTGTTCCTTTGAAAAACGTCTCTGTTAAGCCAAAATCCTTCGacacaaaggaaaaggaaggcaacgaaggagacgaggagaaggTCGACTATAAGGCGGCGCTCAAGCCGAGACCCAGCGGAGGGAAATTCCCAATCAAGATTAGTGGGACAGTGATCGGCAGTGACTCGGTGTGA